Proteins from a genomic interval of Colias croceus chromosome 2, ilColCroc2.1:
- the LOC123704354 gene encoding RE1-silencing transcription factor-like isoform X3, protein MEKRKETLSGSQMCRFCLSQTTPLINFYEKSQSPRDPANIKFKILSCLSVEVFPSDKMPAYICERCKFFMNIFHDFKKVCRQADEAILKYIQNGTALQAMSWPRQLLKLHSNSKKESVVKTVVESGATVQVSSQDTSDTEDEDANVYNVKIGDGNDEAKTTQVKVITSDQVEKPKTSRKEAELDKGCWPCDECDRTYPLQQMLQLHKRQKHRERNIQCNQCDAKFFTKYDLMTHQLRHSDEMPFQCVACDKKFKRLIILKRHEKIMHADLPQQSCPKCPATFLSYEELTAHQQRHNRPNNRSYKCDICTKTFNVKSGLQRHKDTVHNKVPEFKCEYCPERFGSIPKLARHVRTHAGERPYPCKYCDKSFLKSQHYTRHLRIKHRDNVRSSRNQDQDDSYPCEQCEEIFITQDDLIYHSAIHATQNLICPLCEEKFENVDSVTTHIKSHVNGLEFMCDFCELIFTTKDKYENHLMIAHEEEIQNELGEEESSMEVQGDGIEDDEDDNSIQVKDAGDHMVIEIKKADNFMLNQEAPEESEYRGDNTNSEESEAETLALVTPALEPSPVVTITNTKELATVEKVQRAKQILPQATVISTQVEAKALVSTQATIVPIQTAQPKTVVANQPKSTKASVITKANNQPTLTIRKLEDIKRKAVEPPAEIQAKKEKVNKVESSNSAGFSDKSLRLLEKELQDLKRTNSRSDVTKTPPVKAVDTPKSRRPQIITSTPKLRSNDDKKSQLQTKSPAFEKKQIEKRVTKENKEPKEAKEMKNNGNKKDEEKEKESKETPKSVIKNGTSDKSASDEGIRRSTRPSKIKDYAKMIRDRSHGNSDDDDSDMDDEEYTESTPEPRQKRRASVKTTPKPTPPASVATTPTATPTPRKRGRPRKDANKEVPEKIKKDENTAIESNTQKEDESKPIEEVKSEKPEITATIPSNTTGSEQASTEQKSQSNVILSPTGQTLKKVPIKALPPGVKPMPLPMNARPMGQGELCEMQIGKKVVKVQKIVMTKAEVEAMAKKGLVEMKDGTMVLKQGIKLPTATAGNKDVKDSPTKKEKAVPTRCDLGDD, encoded by the exons atggagaaaagaaaagaaactTTAAGTGGGTCCCAGATGTGTCGGTTTTGTTTATCTCAAACAACGCCGTTGATCAACTTCTATGAGAAAAGTCAATCTCCGAGGGATCCtgctaatataaaatttaagattttatcaTGTCTTTCCGTAGag gttttcCCTTCAGACAAGATGCCTGCATACATATGTGAGCGTTGCAAATTCTTCATGAATATATTCCATGACTTTAAAAAAGTCTGCCGGCAAGCTGATGAAGCTAttcttaaatatattcaaaatggtACAGCATTACAAGCTATGTCATGGCCTAGACAATTATTGAAA CTGCACAGCAATTCAAAGAAAGAATCTGTAGTTAAAACGGTTGTGGAGAGCGGTGCTACTGTACAAGTCTCATCACAAGATACCTCTGATACCGAGGATGAAGATGCCAATGTTTACAATGTTAAG ATAGGTGATGGCAATGATGAGGCAAAAACAACACAAGTTAAAGTTATAACTAGCGATCAAGTTGAAAAGCCCAAAACATCTCGAAAAG AGGCAGAATTGGACAAAGGTTGCTGGCCGTGTGATGAGTGTGATCGTACCTACCCTTTACAGCAGATGTTGCAATTGCACAAACGACAAAAGCATAGAGAGAGGAATATACAGTGTAACCAGTGTGATGC CAAATTCTTCACAAAATACGACCTGATGACACATCAACTGCGTCACTCTGATGAAATGCCATTCCAGTGTGTTGCGtgtgataaaaaatttaagcGCTTGATCATTTTAAAAAGACACGAAAAg ATAATGCATGCAGATTTACCGCAGCAAAGTTGCCCCAAATGCCCTGCGACATTCCTTTCATATGAGGAGCTGACGGCACATCAACAGAGGCACAATCGGCCCAACAATCGCAGTTATAAATGCGATATATGTACTAAGAC gtTCAATGTTAAATCTGGTCTCCAAAGACACAAAGACACGGTCCATAACAAGGTTCCCGAATTCAAGTGTGAATATTGTCCAGAGC GGTTTGGTTCAATACCGAAGTTAGCACGACACGTGCGCACGCACGCGGGGGAGCGGCCGTATCCTTGCAAATATTGCGATAAAAGCTTCCTAAAATCTCAACATTATACAAG ACATCTCCGTATAAAACACCGTGATAACGTCCGTTCATCACGCAACCAGGATCAAGATGACTCATACCCTTGTGAACAGTGCGAAGAAATATTCATAACTCAAGATGACCTGATATACCACTCGGCTATACACGCCACACAGAATCTTATCTGCCCGTTGTGTGAAGAAAAGTTTGAGAATGTTGATAGTGTCACTACGCACATCAAGAGTCATGTTAATG GTCTTGAGTTTATGTGCGACTTTTGTGAACTCATCTTTACAACCAAAGACAAGTACGAGAACCATTTGATGATCGCCCACGAAGAGGAGATTCAGAAT gAATTAGGTGAAGAGGAGTCGTCAATGGAAGTACAGGGTGATGGAATAGAAGACGATGAAGATGATAATTCAATTCAAG TGAAAGATGCAGGTGACCACATGGTGATTGAAATAAAGAAAGCGGACAATTTTATG CTTAATCAAGAAGCTCCGGAGGAGAGTGAATATAGGGGAGATAATACTAATTCtgaag AAAGCGAAGCAGAAACTTTAGCCTTAGTCACACCAGCCCTGGAGCCATCACCGGTGGTAACGATAACCAACACAAAAGAATTGGCAACCGTGGAAAAAGTACAGAGGGCAAAACAGATTCTGCCGCAAGCTACAGTGATATCCACTCAGGTTGAGGCGAAAGCTTTGGTGTCGACACAAGCTACGATAGTGCCGATACAAACAGCCCAACCCAAAACTGTGGTCGCAAATCAACCGAAGAGCACTAAGGCATCGGTTATTACTAAAGCTAATAATCAG cCTACTCTAACAATTCGCAAACTAGAAGACATCAAACGAAAGGCAGTTGAACCACCTGCTGAAATAC AAGCCAAGAAAGAAAAAGTAAACAAGGTGGAAAGCAGTAACAGCGCTGGGTTTAGTGATAAATCCCTGAGGCTCTTAGAGAAAGAATTGCAAGATCTGAAAAGG acAAACTCACGGTCAGACGTAACAAAGACGCCGCCAGTTAAAGCAGTTGATACACCAAAAAGTAGACGTCCGCAAATTATAACATCTACACCTAAATTAAG ATCTAACGATGATAAAAAGTCACAATTGCAAACCAAATCACCCGCGTTTGAGAAAAAGCAAATAGAGAAACGCGTGACAAAGGAAAATAAAGAGCCGAAAGAAGCTAAggaaatgaaaaacaatggaAATAAAAAGGATGAAGAAAAAGAGAAGGAGTCCAAAGAAACACCTAAa AGCGTAATCAAAAACGGCACAAGTGACAAGAGCGCATCGGACGAAGGTATCCGCCGCTCCACTCGTCCGTCTAAAATAAAGGACTACGCCAAAATGATACGCGACCGCTCGCACGGGAACTCGGACGATGATGATTCGGATATGGACGATGAGGAGTATACGGAGAGCACTCCAGAG CCACGTCAAAAGCGAAGAGCCAGTGTGAAAACGACACCGAAGCCAACACCGCCGGCGTCAGTCGCAACTACACCGACGGCCACGCCCACTCCGAGGAAACGGGGACGACCACGTAAAGATGCCAATAAAGAAgt tccagaaaaaataaagaaagatgAAAATACAGCGATCGAAAGTAACACACAAAAAGAGGATGAAAGCAAACCAATTGAAGAAGTGAAATCAGAGAAACCAGAGATCACTGCAACAATACCTTCG AATACAACCGGGTCTGAACAAGCATCAACGGAACAGAAGTCACAGTCAAATGTAATTCTCTCTCCTACAGGACAGACTTTGAAAAAG GTACCAATTAAAGCCTTGCCTCCCGGAGTGAAACCAATGCCGTTGCCGATGAACGCGCgac caATGGGCCAAGGCGAATTATGTGAAATGCAGATTGGCAAAAAAGTTGTGAAAGTGCAGAAAATTGTAATGACGAAAGCCGAAGTAGAAGCTATGGCTAAAAAAGGACTTGTTGAAATGAAg GACGGCACAATGGTTTTAAAGCAAGGTATCAAATTACCAACAGCAACCGCAGGTAATAAAg ATGTAAAAGATTCGCCCACTAAGAAAGAAAAGGCAGTTCCAACAAGATGTGATCTCGGAGatgattaa
- the LOC123704354 gene encoding RE1-silencing transcription factor-like isoform X1 — MEKRKETLSGSQMCRFCLSQTTPLINFYEKSQSPRDPANIKFKILSCLSVEVFPSDKMPAYICERCKFFMNIFHDFKKVCRQADEAILKYIQNGTALQAMSWPRQLLKLHSNSKKESVVKTVVESGATVQVSSQDTSDTEDEDANVYNVKIGDGNDEAKTTQVKVITSDQVEKPKTSRKGFGSIPKLARHVRTHAGERPYPCKYCDKSFLKSQHYTRHLRIKHRDNVRSSRNQDQDDSYPCEQCEEIFITQDDLIYHSAIHATQNLICPLCEEKFENVDSVTTHIKSHVNGLEFMCDFCELIFTTKDKYENHLMIAHEEEIQNELGEEESSMEVQGDGIEDDEDDNSIQVKDAGDHMVIEIKKADNFMLNQEAPEESEYRGDNTNSEESEAETLALVTPALEPSPVVTITNTKELATVEKVQRAKQILPQATVISTQVEAKALVSTQATIVPIQTAQPKTVVANQPKSTKASVITKANNQPTLTIRKLEDIKRKAVEPPAEIQAKKEKVNKVESSNSAGFSDKSLRLLEKELQDLKRTNSRSDVTKTPPVKAVDTPKSRRPQIITSTPKLRSNDDKKSQLQTKSPAFEKKQIEKRVTKENKEPKEAKEMKNNGNKKDEEKEKESKETPKSVIKNGTSDKSASDEGIRRSTRPSKIKDYAKMIRDRSHGNSDDDDSDMDDEEYTESTPEPRQKRRASVKTTPKPTPPASVATTPTATPTPRKRGRPRKDANKEVPEKIKKDENTAIESNTQKEDESKPIEEVKSEKPEITATIPSNTTGSEQASTEQKSQSNVILSPTGQTLKKVPIKALPPGVKPMPLPMNARPMGQGELCEMQIGKKVVKVQKIVMTKAEVEAMAKKGLVEMKDGTMVLKQGIKLPTATAGNKDVKDSPTKKEKAVPTRCDLGDD; from the exons atggagaaaagaaaagaaactTTAAGTGGGTCCCAGATGTGTCGGTTTTGTTTATCTCAAACAACGCCGTTGATCAACTTCTATGAGAAAAGTCAATCTCCGAGGGATCCtgctaatataaaatttaagattttatcaTGTCTTTCCGTAGag gttttcCCTTCAGACAAGATGCCTGCATACATATGTGAGCGTTGCAAATTCTTCATGAATATATTCCATGACTTTAAAAAAGTCTGCCGGCAAGCTGATGAAGCTAttcttaaatatattcaaaatggtACAGCATTACAAGCTATGTCATGGCCTAGACAATTATTGAAA CTGCACAGCAATTCAAAGAAAGAATCTGTAGTTAAAACGGTTGTGGAGAGCGGTGCTACTGTACAAGTCTCATCACAAGATACCTCTGATACCGAGGATGAAGATGCCAATGTTTACAATGTTAAG ATAGGTGATGGCAATGATGAGGCAAAAACAACACAAGTTAAAGTTATAACTAGCGATCAAGTTGAAAAGCCCAAAACATCTCGAAAAG GGTTTGGTTCAATACCGAAGTTAGCACGACACGTGCGCACGCACGCGGGGGAGCGGCCGTATCCTTGCAAATATTGCGATAAAAGCTTCCTAAAATCTCAACATTATACAAG ACATCTCCGTATAAAACACCGTGATAACGTCCGTTCATCACGCAACCAGGATCAAGATGACTCATACCCTTGTGAACAGTGCGAAGAAATATTCATAACTCAAGATGACCTGATATACCACTCGGCTATACACGCCACACAGAATCTTATCTGCCCGTTGTGTGAAGAAAAGTTTGAGAATGTTGATAGTGTCACTACGCACATCAAGAGTCATGTTAATG GTCTTGAGTTTATGTGCGACTTTTGTGAACTCATCTTTACAACCAAAGACAAGTACGAGAACCATTTGATGATCGCCCACGAAGAGGAGATTCAGAAT gAATTAGGTGAAGAGGAGTCGTCAATGGAAGTACAGGGTGATGGAATAGAAGACGATGAAGATGATAATTCAATTCAAG TGAAAGATGCAGGTGACCACATGGTGATTGAAATAAAGAAAGCGGACAATTTTATG CTTAATCAAGAAGCTCCGGAGGAGAGTGAATATAGGGGAGATAATACTAATTCtgaag AAAGCGAAGCAGAAACTTTAGCCTTAGTCACACCAGCCCTGGAGCCATCACCGGTGGTAACGATAACCAACACAAAAGAATTGGCAACCGTGGAAAAAGTACAGAGGGCAAAACAGATTCTGCCGCAAGCTACAGTGATATCCACTCAGGTTGAGGCGAAAGCTTTGGTGTCGACACAAGCTACGATAGTGCCGATACAAACAGCCCAACCCAAAACTGTGGTCGCAAATCAACCGAAGAGCACTAAGGCATCGGTTATTACTAAAGCTAATAATCAG cCTACTCTAACAATTCGCAAACTAGAAGACATCAAACGAAAGGCAGTTGAACCACCTGCTGAAATAC AAGCCAAGAAAGAAAAAGTAAACAAGGTGGAAAGCAGTAACAGCGCTGGGTTTAGTGATAAATCCCTGAGGCTCTTAGAGAAAGAATTGCAAGATCTGAAAAGG acAAACTCACGGTCAGACGTAACAAAGACGCCGCCAGTTAAAGCAGTTGATACACCAAAAAGTAGACGTCCGCAAATTATAACATCTACACCTAAATTAAG ATCTAACGATGATAAAAAGTCACAATTGCAAACCAAATCACCCGCGTTTGAGAAAAAGCAAATAGAGAAACGCGTGACAAAGGAAAATAAAGAGCCGAAAGAAGCTAAggaaatgaaaaacaatggaAATAAAAAGGATGAAGAAAAAGAGAAGGAGTCCAAAGAAACACCTAAa AGCGTAATCAAAAACGGCACAAGTGACAAGAGCGCATCGGACGAAGGTATCCGCCGCTCCACTCGTCCGTCTAAAATAAAGGACTACGCCAAAATGATACGCGACCGCTCGCACGGGAACTCGGACGATGATGATTCGGATATGGACGATGAGGAGTATACGGAGAGCACTCCAGAG CCACGTCAAAAGCGAAGAGCCAGTGTGAAAACGACACCGAAGCCAACACCGCCGGCGTCAGTCGCAACTACACCGACGGCCACGCCCACTCCGAGGAAACGGGGACGACCACGTAAAGATGCCAATAAAGAAgt tccagaaaaaataaagaaagatgAAAATACAGCGATCGAAAGTAACACACAAAAAGAGGATGAAAGCAAACCAATTGAAGAAGTGAAATCAGAGAAACCAGAGATCACTGCAACAATACCTTCG AATACAACCGGGTCTGAACAAGCATCAACGGAACAGAAGTCACAGTCAAATGTAATTCTCTCTCCTACAGGACAGACTTTGAAAAAG GTACCAATTAAAGCCTTGCCTCCCGGAGTGAAACCAATGCCGTTGCCGATGAACGCGCgac caATGGGCCAAGGCGAATTATGTGAAATGCAGATTGGCAAAAAAGTTGTGAAAGTGCAGAAAATTGTAATGACGAAAGCCGAAGTAGAAGCTATGGCTAAAAAAGGACTTGTTGAAATGAAg GACGGCACAATGGTTTTAAAGCAAGGTATCAAATTACCAACAGCAACCGCAGGTAATAAAg ATGTAAAAGATTCGCCCACTAAGAAAGAAAAGGCAGTTCCAACAAGATGTGATCTCGGAGatgattaa
- the LOC123704354 gene encoding RE1-silencing transcription factor-like isoform X2 gives MEKRKETLSGSQMCRFCLSQTTPLINFYEKSQSPRDPANIKFKILSCLSVEVFPSDKMPAYICERCKFFMNIFHDFKKVCRQADEAILKYIQNGTALQAMSWPRQLLKLHSNSKKESVVKTVVESGATVQVSSQDTSDTEDEDANVYNVKIGDGNDEAKTTQVKVITSDQVEKPKTSRKGFGSIPKLARHVRTHAGERPYPCKYCDKSFLKSQHYTRHLRIKHRDNVRSSRNQDQDDSYPCEQCEEIFITQDDLIYHSAIHATQNLICPLCEEKFENVDSVTTHIKSHVNGLEFMCDFCELIFTTKDKYENHLMIAHEEEIQNELGEEESSMEVQGDGIEDDEDDNSIQVKDAGDHMVIEIKKADNFMLNQEAPEESEYRGDNTNSEESEAETLALVTPALEPSPVVTITNTKELATVEKVQRAKQILPQATVISTQVEAKALVSTQATIVPIQTAQPKTVVANQPKSTKASVITKANNQPTLTIRKLEDIKRKAVEPPAEIQAKKEKVNKVESSNSAGFSDKSLRLLEKELQDLKRTNSRSDVTKTPPVKAVDTPKSRRPQIITSTPKLRSNDDKKSQLQTKSPAFEKKQIEKRVTKENKEPKEAKEMKNNGNKKDEEKEKESKETPKSVIKNGTSDKSASDEGIRRSTRPSKIKDYAKMIRDRSHGNSDDDDSDMDDEEYTESTPEPRQKRRASVKTTPKPTPPASVATTPTATPTPRKRGRPRKDANKEVPEKIKKDENTAIESNTQKEDESKPIEEVKSEKPEITATIPSNTTGSEQASTEQKSQSNVILSPTGQTLKKVPIKALPPGVKPMPLPMNARPMGQGELCEMQIGKKVVKVQKIVMTKAEVEAMAKKGLVEMKDGTMVLKQGIKLPTATADVKDSPTKKEKAVPTRCDLGDD, from the exons atggagaaaagaaaagaaactTTAAGTGGGTCCCAGATGTGTCGGTTTTGTTTATCTCAAACAACGCCGTTGATCAACTTCTATGAGAAAAGTCAATCTCCGAGGGATCCtgctaatataaaatttaagattttatcaTGTCTTTCCGTAGag gttttcCCTTCAGACAAGATGCCTGCATACATATGTGAGCGTTGCAAATTCTTCATGAATATATTCCATGACTTTAAAAAAGTCTGCCGGCAAGCTGATGAAGCTAttcttaaatatattcaaaatggtACAGCATTACAAGCTATGTCATGGCCTAGACAATTATTGAAA CTGCACAGCAATTCAAAGAAAGAATCTGTAGTTAAAACGGTTGTGGAGAGCGGTGCTACTGTACAAGTCTCATCACAAGATACCTCTGATACCGAGGATGAAGATGCCAATGTTTACAATGTTAAG ATAGGTGATGGCAATGATGAGGCAAAAACAACACAAGTTAAAGTTATAACTAGCGATCAAGTTGAAAAGCCCAAAACATCTCGAAAAG GGTTTGGTTCAATACCGAAGTTAGCACGACACGTGCGCACGCACGCGGGGGAGCGGCCGTATCCTTGCAAATATTGCGATAAAAGCTTCCTAAAATCTCAACATTATACAAG ACATCTCCGTATAAAACACCGTGATAACGTCCGTTCATCACGCAACCAGGATCAAGATGACTCATACCCTTGTGAACAGTGCGAAGAAATATTCATAACTCAAGATGACCTGATATACCACTCGGCTATACACGCCACACAGAATCTTATCTGCCCGTTGTGTGAAGAAAAGTTTGAGAATGTTGATAGTGTCACTACGCACATCAAGAGTCATGTTAATG GTCTTGAGTTTATGTGCGACTTTTGTGAACTCATCTTTACAACCAAAGACAAGTACGAGAACCATTTGATGATCGCCCACGAAGAGGAGATTCAGAAT gAATTAGGTGAAGAGGAGTCGTCAATGGAAGTACAGGGTGATGGAATAGAAGACGATGAAGATGATAATTCAATTCAAG TGAAAGATGCAGGTGACCACATGGTGATTGAAATAAAGAAAGCGGACAATTTTATG CTTAATCAAGAAGCTCCGGAGGAGAGTGAATATAGGGGAGATAATACTAATTCtgaag AAAGCGAAGCAGAAACTTTAGCCTTAGTCACACCAGCCCTGGAGCCATCACCGGTGGTAACGATAACCAACACAAAAGAATTGGCAACCGTGGAAAAAGTACAGAGGGCAAAACAGATTCTGCCGCAAGCTACAGTGATATCCACTCAGGTTGAGGCGAAAGCTTTGGTGTCGACACAAGCTACGATAGTGCCGATACAAACAGCCCAACCCAAAACTGTGGTCGCAAATCAACCGAAGAGCACTAAGGCATCGGTTATTACTAAAGCTAATAATCAG cCTACTCTAACAATTCGCAAACTAGAAGACATCAAACGAAAGGCAGTTGAACCACCTGCTGAAATAC AAGCCAAGAAAGAAAAAGTAAACAAGGTGGAAAGCAGTAACAGCGCTGGGTTTAGTGATAAATCCCTGAGGCTCTTAGAGAAAGAATTGCAAGATCTGAAAAGG acAAACTCACGGTCAGACGTAACAAAGACGCCGCCAGTTAAAGCAGTTGATACACCAAAAAGTAGACGTCCGCAAATTATAACATCTACACCTAAATTAAG ATCTAACGATGATAAAAAGTCACAATTGCAAACCAAATCACCCGCGTTTGAGAAAAAGCAAATAGAGAAACGCGTGACAAAGGAAAATAAAGAGCCGAAAGAAGCTAAggaaatgaaaaacaatggaAATAAAAAGGATGAAGAAAAAGAGAAGGAGTCCAAAGAAACACCTAAa AGCGTAATCAAAAACGGCACAAGTGACAAGAGCGCATCGGACGAAGGTATCCGCCGCTCCACTCGTCCGTCTAAAATAAAGGACTACGCCAAAATGATACGCGACCGCTCGCACGGGAACTCGGACGATGATGATTCGGATATGGACGATGAGGAGTATACGGAGAGCACTCCAGAG CCACGTCAAAAGCGAAGAGCCAGTGTGAAAACGACACCGAAGCCAACACCGCCGGCGTCAGTCGCAACTACACCGACGGCCACGCCCACTCCGAGGAAACGGGGACGACCACGTAAAGATGCCAATAAAGAAgt tccagaaaaaataaagaaagatgAAAATACAGCGATCGAAAGTAACACACAAAAAGAGGATGAAAGCAAACCAATTGAAGAAGTGAAATCAGAGAAACCAGAGATCACTGCAACAATACCTTCG AATACAACCGGGTCTGAACAAGCATCAACGGAACAGAAGTCACAGTCAAATGTAATTCTCTCTCCTACAGGACAGACTTTGAAAAAG GTACCAATTAAAGCCTTGCCTCCCGGAGTGAAACCAATGCCGTTGCCGATGAACGCGCgac caATGGGCCAAGGCGAATTATGTGAAATGCAGATTGGCAAAAAAGTTGTGAAAGTGCAGAAAATTGTAATGACGAAAGCCGAAGTAGAAGCTATGGCTAAAAAAGGACTTGTTGAAATGAAg GACGGCACAATGGTTTTAAAGCAAGGTATCAAATTACCAACAGCAACCGCAG ATGTAAAAGATTCGCCCACTAAGAAAGAAAAGGCAGTTCCAACAAGATGTGATCTCGGAGatgattaa